From the Jilunia laotingensis genome, the window TGGGGAAACTTACGGTTATCAGGTTACATTTGGACTGGCAGTCGGAACATGTGCTTTACTCATTACTTTGGGTATCTTGGCAGGATTAGCTCCGGCTTATCGCGCTATGGCTATAAAACCGATTGAAGCTATCAGGGATGAGTAAGCCACTCCTCCCTCTTTACAGAAAAAGATGAAGGCAATTATGATATACGATTCAAATAAGCGAATAATATAATAATCAAAAATAAGATTAAGATGAAAAAGATTCTGAAAATCACACTACTGGTACTTCTGGCTGCCGGTATCATAGGTACTTTTGTATTCCTGTGGATGAAATCAAGACCTAAAGTTACCGTATATGACACTGTAACAGCAGAAGTTACAGATCTTCAAAAGACAACTGTAGCCACCGGCAAAGTAGAACCACGCGATGAGATTCTTATTAAACCTCAAATTTCCGGCATTATCGATGAAGTCTATAAAGAAGCCGGACAAACCATACGAAAAGGGGAAGTTATTGCCAAAGTGAAGGTAATCCCAGAATTGGGCCAAGTAAACTCTGCCGAAAGCCGCGTACGAATAGCACAAATTAATGAGAATCAAGCACAAACAGATTTCGACCGCATAGACAAACTGTTTAAAGATAAGCTTATTAGTCGGGAAGATTTTGAGAAAAGTGAAGTATCCCTGAAACAAGCTCGAGAGGAAGTACAGACAGCAAAAGATGCTCTCGAGATCATAAAAGAAGGTATCACAAAAAACAGTGCATCCCTATCAAGTACTTTGATTCGTTCAACGATTGACGGGCTGATTCTTGACGTACCGGTGAAAGCAGGTAACTCTGTTATCATGAGTAATACATTTAATGATGGTACTACCATAGCCACAGTAGCCAATATGAACGACCTGATTTTCCGTGGGAAGATAGATGAAACAGAAGTAGGACGTATTCACGAAGGGATGCCCGTCAAACTGACCATCGGTGCTTTACAGAACTTGACATTCGAAGCCCATCTAGAATACATTTCTCCGAAAGGTGTGGAAGAAAATGGGGCGAACCAATTCGAAATCAAGGCGGCAGTCATCGTTCCGGACAGCGTACAAATACGCTCCGGCTATTCAGCGAATGCAGAAATTGTTCTTGAGCGGGCGCAGAAAGCTCTTGCAGTTCCCGAAAGTGTAATTGAATTCAATGGTGATTCCACCTTTGTATATATCTTGACCGATTCCGTACCGGAACAGAAATTTCAACGCAAACAAGTTATCGCAGGAATGAGCAACGGCATCAAGATTGAAATTAAGAACGGAGTGACAACAAAGGATAAGCTACGAGGAGCAGAGAAGAAAAAATAAAGAATGAACCAATATGTAGAACAATTATGAAAAAAGAAGTTATCATATTCTCACTCATAACAGTATGTGTTACTACTCAGGCGCAAGAAAGTTGGACACTACGCCAATGTATCGATTACGCCATAGAGCATAATATCAATGTACTCCAGACAGCCAATGCTGCGGATCAAAGTGCAGTGGATGTGAATTCTGCCAAATGGGCAAGACTTCCGAATCTGAACGGTTCAGCGGGACAAGCTTGGTCGTGGGGACGTTCTCCTTCACCGGTTGACAACACATACAGTGACATCAATAGTGGAAGTACTCAATTTGGGCTCAACAGTAACATTCCAATCTTTACAGGATTGGAATTACCCAATCAATATGCACTGTCTAAACTCAATTTTAAAGCAGCCATAGAAGACTTGAATAAAGCCAAAGAAGATGTGGCAATAAATGTCACTTCCGCTTTTCTACAGGTTTTATTCAATATGGAACTCAGTAAAGTAGCGGCTAGCCAAGTGCAACTCAGTAAAGAGCAAAGCTCACGAATAACCCGTCTTGCAGAAGTAGGTAAAGCCGCTGCTGCTGAAGTTGCTGAAGCCCAAGCTCGCGTTGCACAAGATGAAATGAATCTGGTACAGGCCAATAATAATTATAAACTTGCTCTTCTAGACTTAAGTCAACTATTAGAATTACCAACACCCGAAGGCTTTTCACTTGTAGAACCCGACACACTAACAGCGTTCATCCCATTGACTCCACCGGATGAAATTTATACGGAGGCTTTGGTAAACAAGCCGGGTATCCGTGCAGCACAATTCCGTTTAGAAGGAAGCCAAAAAAGTATACGCATCGCCCAAAGCGATTATTACCCTCAATTATCATTCGGTGCAGGATTAGGGACAAACTATTATACCATAAACGGAGCATCAAATGATGGTTTCGGCAGACAGCTAAAAAACAATTTCAATAAAAATGTCAGTTTTAATCTGAATATTCCATTATTTAATCGTTTTTCTACCCGTAACCGCGTACGAAAAGCCAAATTGCAACAAACAAATCTTGCTCTACAACTTGATAATACCAAGAAGACGCTCTATAAAGAGATCCAACAAGCTTGGTATAATGCCGTCGCTGCCGAAAGTAAATTCAACAGCAGTACTGCGGCTGTTACTGCCAATAATGAATCATTCAGATTAATTAATGAGAAATTTGATAATGGGAAAGCAACTTTCATTGAATATAACGAAGCAAAACAAAATCTGATGAAGGCTCAATCTGACAAAATACAAGCTAAATACGATTATATTTTCCGTACTAAGATACTCGATTTCTATAGAGGTAAAATGATAGAATAAAAAACTATTTGAGAACTCATATTATGGTAATATGCCTCATAGCATAAAACAGGAAACTCCTTGATTTAAGTTAAATCTAAATCAAAGAGTTTCCTGTTTTATGCTATGATTGGAACATCTGCAAAATTTATTAAAAGCCGAAAATATAAGTAAGACAATGAAATTTGATTATGAAAATGGTTATATATTATCATAGTAAACGTCCTCACCCGACTGCAAGAAGAAGTCTCTTATCACTGATTCCTTTTTAAAATCAAATATCCTAACTATATCTTTCTTCACTAATTTAGCAGGGACACCTGCCATTATTGAATTCTCTGGTATTATTCCCCTATAATCTTTATTACAAACGGAACCAAATCCAATTGTAATATTATCAGGAGTCATCGTACCCGGAAGAAGTGCAACTCTGGACCCTATGTAATTCCGCGTTCCTATCAGAATTGGTTTACTATAAGGAAAAATCGAATTATCTATAAGATTTTTCATATAATGATAGTTACTATCTGAAATATCAGAAAAACTCCCGACACGAGCATAATCGGAAAAAACAACACTTTTAGAACATACTAAAGAGCTACAAGAACCCAGACTCGATAATTCCCCCATACATAAATTAGCATTTGGCTCAATAAATATCTTAATAGAAGATCCCAACCATACTTCTCCCTTAATGGTAAACGTACCATGAACTTTAATTTGGGAAGGCTCCTTAAAGCTAAATATTTCATAGTGGTATCCAATTTTTAATAACCCTCTCTTAACCGGTACCGCAAATACGATCTTACCACCTTTTAATGCAAGTTGACATCTACCCCATATGATAATCGGTAGCCTTATTGCATCAATAAATGGTAACATACGAAAATTAATATATAGAGTTTTAAGCCAATTGACATGTATCACATCAGATATAAAACCATAGGTTTTATCAAAAACGTTTCCCATTTTTATTTATTTTCTTTATTATTATCTGCTTTATTCCAATCTTCTTATTTAAATGATAATAAGACAAATACAAGCTCACCATAAATACAAAGGCTGCAAATATATATTTTATCCATATATTTTCCACAGATTGTATATAAAACGCCACAATAGACAATGCTAATATACTCAAAAATAATTTCTTGAAACTTTTTTGAAATCCAAAGTTAAAAAACAGACTACATATGATATATATTCCAATAAAATGAATTATATAATAAATAAAAAAGGCAACACCAAGGCCTTCAATTCCCAACCAATTATACCCAGTAATATTTAAAACCAAATAAGTTGAATTAAAAAATATTGCCGTACAAATAAATATTTGGCTTTTCCCTTTAGCCAGTAAAACATATCCCATAGCCCAAGATGCAATTTTAAAGATATTCCCCAACATAGCCCAATTCACATAAGTAACAGCATTGAGAAAACTTTTTGAATAAAGTATTCTAATCGCAACTGGCATTAAAAATAATGCTATAATTATAATTGGTGAAGCTATCAATATACCTATTTCGGCTTGTTTGTTTACTTCATCTTTAATTCTTAAATTATCTTTGTTTACTGCAGCCAAACGTGGATAATAATCAGTCGCCATAGCAGTGAATA encodes:
- a CDS encoding efflux RND transporter periplasmic adaptor subunit is translated as MKKILKITLLVLLAAGIIGTFVFLWMKSRPKVTVYDTVTAEVTDLQKTTVATGKVEPRDEILIKPQISGIIDEVYKEAGQTIRKGEVIAKVKVIPELGQVNSAESRVRIAQINENQAQTDFDRIDKLFKDKLISREDFEKSEVSLKQAREEVQTAKDALEIIKEGITKNSASLSSTLIRSTIDGLILDVPVKAGNSVIMSNTFNDGTTIATVANMNDLIFRGKIDETEVGRIHEGMPVKLTIGALQNLTFEAHLEYISPKGVEENGANQFEIKAAVIVPDSVQIRSGYSANAEIVLERAQKALAVPESVIEFNGDSTFVYILTDSVPEQKFQRKQVIAGMSNGIKIEIKNGVTTKDKLRGAEKKK
- a CDS encoding TolC family protein; the encoded protein is MKKEVIIFSLITVCVTTQAQESWTLRQCIDYAIEHNINVLQTANAADQSAVDVNSAKWARLPNLNGSAGQAWSWGRSPSPVDNTYSDINSGSTQFGLNSNIPIFTGLELPNQYALSKLNFKAAIEDLNKAKEDVAINVTSAFLQVLFNMELSKVAASQVQLSKEQSSRITRLAEVGKAAAAEVAEAQARVAQDEMNLVQANNNYKLALLDLSQLLELPTPEGFSLVEPDTLTAFIPLTPPDEIYTEALVNKPGIRAAQFRLEGSQKSIRIAQSDYYPQLSFGAGLGTNYYTINGASNDGFGRQLKNNFNKNVSFNLNIPLFNRFSTRNRVRKAKLQQTNLALQLDNTKKTLYKEIQQAWYNAVAAESKFNSSTAAVTANNESFRLINEKFDNGKATFIEYNEAKQNLMKAQSDKIQAKYDYIFRTKILDFYRGKMIE